TTGCAATCCTGCTTTTTTGAGTACTTCAGTCAGAGGAGTTAAATCGTGCATTAGGGGTTCACCTCCCGTAATAATAACGATGGCAGGACTAACCGCTTTTGCTGCACGAGCTAACTCAACCGTAGACTGTTGAGGATGATGTTGAGAATTCCAAGAATGCTTAGTATCGCACCAAGGACAATGAACATCACAACCACCTAGACGAATAAAAAAAGCGTTTACTCCAGTCCAATAACCCTCCCCTTGAACAGAATGAAAAGTTTCTACAATCGGATAGGTAATGGTTTTGGCAGCAATGTTCAAAGTATTCAAAATGATTGAAGTTTTTGGTGTTTAGCTCTCTTTAATTTTATCTTTATTTTTAGTTTCTAGGTTTGATTCTGATTTGGACTGGCGATCGCGCTTGGATCGCTAATTGCTATTTTCAACTTTTTTTTCGTCTGTTTCTTCATTAGCCTGGGGTTTGTCTTTAGATTCTTCTGGCTCTACATTTCCTGCACATTTCTTAGCTTCTTTAATAGTGTTGATATCCTTGGCACATTTTTCGTACTCTTGCCACTCAACAGTTACGAGCTTTTTAATTTTTTGGTGTCGAGCTACTCCTTCGTAAGCGTAACGATTAAGATTGTTATCCACAATCAATTCTTCCATATACTCAATCCTTTGTTTGCTGTTGGGATGGGTTGATAGCCAAGCAGGAGGCTCTGAATTTTCTTCATCGTGATTAACTTTATCGAGTTTTGCCATCAAATTCCTGACTCCATCTGCTGCATAGCCAGCGTTGACTAAGGTTCTGGTGCCAAAGAGATCTGCTTGTTTTTCCATCCCTCGGCTGTAGTTAAGGACGATTAAGCTAGTGGCAGTATTGCCCACATAGGGGACGTAGCTGATAATATTGGCGGTCAAATTCCCTTTGGCAGCTAATTGGAAGCCATGAGATAAAGCAGCATGAGAAATTTCGTGTGCCAACAAGCCAGCTAATTCAGCCTCAGAATCAGTGTTCATAATTGCTCCTGCATTAACAAATACTTTTCCTCCAGGTAAAGCAAAGGCATTAAGTTGATTATCCATAACCAAATAAAATCCATAGGTAAATTCATCTCTTCCAGATGCAGCAGCAACTTTTTGACCAATTTCATTTACATATTGAGTCGCTTGTTTATCTTCGAGCAGAGGTAGCTGTTTTTTAATTTGTTTAACGGAACTTTCTCCTACCGCCGACTCTCCTTTTAGCAACAAAGAGCTAGTTTGTAAGGCAGAAAGAGGACCAAATAAATTACCCGTTAGAGCAAAACCAACTGTACCAGCGATCGCATTGCCGATAGCATTCCAAGTAATTGAAGAGCGTAAATTGCTTTGATACTTAGCTAAATATTGATCGGCTAATTGACCAAATTCTTCTGCTTCGGGTAAATTAGGATTAAATAAGGCAAACTGACGCGCCGTAATTGAGGCATCAAGCCATTTATCTTCAGCAATATCCTCATTCATTTTGGCTTTGAGCAACTTTGGTTCATTAGGATAAAGATTAACCGCCCGATTTAAAACTTGCAGAGATTCTTCTTCTCGTTCGTATTGTTTTAGTACCTCTGCATAGCGAATATGACCAGAAATAAATTGAGGCTCTCTGGTAGTTAACAGCTTTAGTGAACTAATAACTTTAGTTTCTAGCCCTTGTTCTTTTCCTTGTTGATAGTTGCGCCAAAATACTTGACCTGCGGGGCTTAATTGCTCAGGATCGTCAAAAGTTGCCACTTGTTTATTTTCTGTGGCTCTTTCCTTCTCAATTGGCCAGACTTCTTTAGCCTCGCGATATAGTTTGACAGCAGCAGCTTTATTTCCTGCCAGATATAGCTTATCTGCTTTAGCTAATTTTTTTAAGCGCGCAATTTCTTCTGGAGTTGGTTTTTTGACTTTATCCTTGGCTTCTGACTCGTCTTCTGTCGGTCTATCTTCATCAGTAGTTTCTGGCTCTGACTTTTCTGTTGAAGTATTTGCTTCGGTATTGTCTATTTCAGCATCTTCGGTTGATGTTTGTTGCTGAGGTTCAGGCTCTGATTCTTGCTCTTTTAAATCTTCTGTTGACGTATCATTGGCAGCAGTCTTAGGATCATTTGACTCTGATTTTACTAGGTTAATTGTATTTGTCTGATCGATCTTGCTGTCTGTGGCAGAGTCTGCCAAAGTAATCGTCGGAAAAATTAAAATATTTAAAATTATTAAGTAAAAGTTTAGAAATTTCATTAAAATGCCTCGTAGTTTAAAATGTTTTTATCTTTGGACATAAATGCCAACAAGTTTGTGATCGTCAAAGTTAAACAATGCCGATTAATAAAAATTGATTATTGTTTAAAACTGGAATTAGATAAATTTAATAATTTGACTGCTAAATATTGAAAAATGTTGCCAAAAATACAAAAAAAGTAATAAATAATCAAAAAATATTAACTATTACCTTTTGTTTTAGAATTTGCACCTTTTAGATTGGAAAATGTTAACTAATAATTAAAGTAAAAATCATGACTACACATTTTATTACCGCCGAAATCAACCTTCAAGAAACTCCCCTGCAACTTCACAAAGAAATTGAATCCCAGCTAGAAAAAGAGGGTAAGCCTTTACGTTGGGCTGTGACTCAGGTAAATAAAGAGAAACAAACAGCGACAGTAGAAGCTATCGTTACTAAAGAGTAAGTTTTTTTTTAGACTAGATTAAAAATTTATGTCCCC
This DNA window, taken from Pleurocapsa sp. FMAR1, encodes the following:
- a CDS encoding M48 family metallopeptidase — encoded protein: MKFLNFYLIILNILIFPTITLADSATDSKIDQTNTINLVKSESNDPKTAANDTSTEDLKEQESEPEPQQQTSTEDAEIDNTEANTSTEKSEPETTDEDRPTEDESEAKDKVKKPTPEEIARLKKLAKADKLYLAGNKAAAVKLYREAKEVWPIEKERATENKQVATFDDPEQLSPAGQVFWRNYQQGKEQGLETKVISSLKLLTTREPQFISGHIRYAEVLKQYEREEESLQVLNRAVNLYPNEPKLLKAKMNEDIAEDKWLDASITARQFALFNPNLPEAEEFGQLADQYLAKYQSNLRSSITWNAIGNAIAGTVGFALTGNLFGPLSALQTSSLLLKGESAVGESSVKQIKKQLPLLEDKQATQYVNEIGQKVAAASGRDEFTYGFYLVMDNQLNAFALPGGKVFVNAGAIMNTDSEAELAGLLAHEISHAALSHGFQLAAKGNLTANIISYVPYVGNTATSLIVLNYSRGMEKQADLFGTRTLVNAGYAADGVRNLMAKLDKVNHDEENSEPPAWLSTHPNSKQRIEYMEELIVDNNLNRYAYEGVARHQKIKKLVTVEWQEYEKCAKDINTIKEAKKCAGNVEPEESKDKPQANEETDEKKVENSN